In Nitrobacteraceae bacterium AZCC 1564, the following proteins share a genomic window:
- a CDS encoding 23S rRNA (uracil1939-C5)-methyltransferase (product_source=KO:K03215; cath_funfam=2.40.50.140,3.40.50.150; cog=COG2265; ko=KO:K03215; pfam=PF05958; superfamily=50249,53335), translating into MSERLTIDHVGHFGDGVALIDSASIYVPYALGGETVDVLPSPGHADRRTLAHVIEASPERIDPFCPHFGTCGGCAIQHWQDSAYRNWKRQLVVDTFAHAGIACEVEDLIDAHGTGRRRMTMHARQSQQGILRVGFAAAGRHEIIAIDHCPILAPAMRGAVEAANEIAELLKPVSKPLDIQITAADNGLDIDVRGSGPLNTAMLSALSKLAAKHDLARLTRHGELVIMRRAPVMRIGKAEVTLPPGSFMQPTLAGEEALAGLAVTLCKGAKHVADLFCGFGPFALRLAEKFKVTAFDSDAVAVAALQHAVKNTQGLKPIKAEARDLFRRPLMPQELRDVDCVVFDPPRQGAQAQSQQLAASKIARVVAVSCNPATFARDARILLDGGFKLDSVTPVDQFRHTPHVELVARFRR; encoded by the coding sequence ATGTCTGAACGCCTCACCATCGATCATGTCGGCCATTTCGGTGACGGCGTGGCCCTCATTGATAGCGCGAGCATCTACGTGCCTTATGCGTTGGGTGGCGAGACAGTTGATGTCCTCCCCTCCCCCGGCCATGCTGACCGTCGAACACTTGCTCATGTCATCGAAGCAAGCCCTGAGCGCATCGATCCGTTCTGTCCGCATTTCGGCACTTGCGGCGGATGTGCGATCCAGCACTGGCAGGACAGCGCTTATCGAAATTGGAAGCGGCAGCTTGTCGTGGATACGTTTGCCCATGCTGGCATCGCCTGCGAGGTCGAGGATCTGATCGACGCGCACGGCACCGGCCGGCGGCGTATGACCATGCACGCCCGCCAAAGCCAGCAGGGCATCCTGCGTGTCGGCTTCGCCGCTGCGGGACGGCATGAGATCATCGCCATCGACCATTGTCCGATCCTCGCCCCCGCCATGCGCGGCGCCGTTGAAGCGGCCAACGAGATCGCCGAACTGCTCAAACCCGTCAGCAAGCCGCTCGACATCCAGATCACCGCTGCGGACAACGGCCTCGACATTGATGTACGCGGCTCAGGCCCACTCAACACCGCGATGCTCTCAGCTCTCTCGAAGCTCGCAGCAAAGCATGATCTCGCACGGCTAACCCGGCACGGCGAACTCGTCATTATGCGCAGGGCGCCTGTTATGCGCATCGGCAAAGCCGAAGTGACCCTGCCGCCGGGCTCCTTCATGCAGCCAACGTTGGCGGGCGAAGAAGCGCTGGCCGGACTGGCGGTCACACTCTGCAAAGGTGCGAAGCATGTCGCTGATCTGTTTTGCGGTTTCGGCCCGTTTGCCCTGCGACTTGCGGAAAAATTCAAGGTGACGGCGTTCGACAGTGACGCGGTTGCGGTGGCGGCGCTACAGCACGCTGTGAAGAACACTCAAGGCTTGAAGCCGATCAAAGCCGAAGCGCGCGATCTGTTTCGCCGGCCGCTGATGCCGCAGGAGTTGCGGGATGTCGACTGCGTGGTGTTCGATCCACCGCGGCAAGGCGCACAGGCGCAATCCCAACAGCTCGCCGCTAGCAAGATCGCTCGGGTGGTGGCCGTGTCGTGCAATCCGGCGACATTCGCCCGCGATGCGCGCATCCTTCTCGACGGCGGCTTCAAACTCGACAGCGTCACGCCTGTGGATCAATTCCGCCACACGCCACATGTCGAGCTGGTGGCACGTTTCCGCCGCTGA
- a CDS encoding SulP family sulfate permease (product_source=KO:K03321; cath_funfam=3.30.750.24; cog=COG0659; ko=KO:K03321; pfam=PF00916,PF01740; superfamily=52091,53067; tigrfam=TIGR00815; transmembrane_helix_parts=Outside_1_35,TMhelix_36_58,Inside_59_62,TMhelix_63_85,Outside_86_104,TMhelix_105_127,Inside_128_131,TMhelix_132_154,Outside_155_178,TMhelix_179_201,Inside_202_207,TMhelix_208_227,Outside_228_257,TMhelix_258_280,Inside_281_338,TMhelix_339_368,Outside_369_377,TMhelix_378_400,Inside_401_406,TMhelix_407_424,Outside_425_460,TMhelix_461_482,Inside_483_571) translates to MAAATMKPSFVELYTPKLFTVLKEGYGLASLKADAVSGLTVAIVALPLSMAIAIASGVTPDRGLYTSIIGGFIVSAFGGSRFQIGGPAGAFIVLVSATVAQHGVDGLLLATFLSGLMLAAVGLLRLGTFIKYIPYPVTVGFTAGIAVIIFASQIKDLLGLSLEKEPGPLLPKLEAIGHALPTVSPAAVLVTLVTVGIIVAVRRYRPHWPSFIIAVAVAAGGAVLFGLPVETIGTRFGGIPQTLPMPHLPEISYARVMTVLPNALSFALLGCIESLLSAVVADSMTGRRHRSNCELVAQGLANIASPLFGGICVTGNIARTATNVRSGARGPVSGMLHSVFLLLFMLLAAPLASYIPLAALAGVLAVVAWNMAEKHEFATLMRASWGDAVVLLVTFLLVIFRDLTEGILVGFALSALLFLHRMAQAVEVENARPQVEEDKADSVNGNGRGPYDVGLATDPDVAVVRVSGAFFFGAAAAVGAALDRIGDKPKAYIFDLSAVSVLDSTGAATIEGFVRKASRRGAAVYVAGATPAVRRVLLIHGMKPPRVRFRQHLEDAVVRAGKQPVVATTDA, encoded by the coding sequence ATGGCTGCCGCGACAATGAAGCCAAGTTTCGTCGAGCTCTATACGCCCAAGCTTTTCACAGTCCTGAAGGAAGGCTACGGGCTGGCGAGCCTCAAGGCCGACGCCGTGTCCGGCCTGACGGTCGCCATCGTAGCATTGCCGCTCTCCATGGCCATCGCGATCGCGTCGGGTGTGACGCCAGACCGGGGCCTGTATACGTCCATCATTGGCGGCTTCATCGTTTCCGCCTTCGGCGGCAGCCGATTTCAGATCGGTGGGCCGGCGGGTGCCTTCATCGTGCTGGTTTCAGCAACAGTCGCTCAGCACGGCGTCGATGGCCTTTTGCTGGCGACCTTCCTCTCGGGGCTGATGCTGGCAGCGGTCGGGCTGCTGCGGCTCGGTACCTTCATCAAGTACATTCCGTATCCGGTCACCGTCGGCTTCACGGCCGGTATCGCGGTGATCATATTCGCCAGCCAGATCAAGGATCTGCTCGGCCTCAGTCTCGAAAAGGAGCCGGGGCCGCTGTTGCCGAAACTGGAGGCGATCGGTCATGCGTTGCCGACGGTCAGCCCGGCGGCAGTGCTGGTCACCTTGGTCACGGTAGGCATCATCGTCGCGGTCCGGCGCTATCGCCCGCATTGGCCATCCTTCATCATCGCGGTCGCGGTCGCTGCCGGCGGCGCGGTGCTTTTTGGCTTGCCGGTCGAGACGATAGGCACCCGTTTCGGCGGCATCCCGCAAACGTTGCCCATGCCGCACCTGCCGGAAATTTCCTATGCGCGGGTGATGACAGTGCTGCCCAATGCACTGTCCTTCGCGCTGCTCGGCTGCATTGAAAGCCTGCTGTCGGCGGTCGTGGCCGATTCCATGACGGGGCGGCGGCATCGCTCCAATTGCGAGTTGGTGGCTCAGGGGCTCGCCAATATCGCCTCGCCACTGTTCGGCGGCATTTGCGTAACTGGCAATATCGCTCGCACAGCGACCAATGTGCGCTCCGGTGCGCGTGGGCCGGTCTCGGGCATGCTGCACTCGGTCTTCCTGCTGCTTTTCATGCTCCTGGCCGCGCCGCTCGCATCATACATTCCGCTGGCAGCGCTGGCAGGCGTGCTTGCGGTGGTGGCCTGGAACATGGCCGAGAAGCACGAATTCGCAACCCTGATGCGGGCTTCATGGGGCGATGCGGTCGTTCTGCTCGTCACCTTCCTTCTGGTGATATTCCGCGACCTAACGGAAGGCATCCTCGTCGGCTTCGCCCTCAGCGCGCTTCTTTTCCTGCATCGCATGGCCCAGGCGGTGGAGGTCGAAAACGCCCGGCCCCAGGTCGAGGAGGATAAGGCCGATAGTGTCAACGGAAACGGCCGCGGGCCCTATGACGTCGGGTTGGCCACCGATCCGGACGTGGCCGTCGTGCGCGTGTCGGGCGCCTTCTTCTTTGGTGCGGCCGCCGCGGTCGGGGCAGCACTCGACCGTATCGGCGATAAGCCCAAGGCGTACATCTTCGATCTGTCCGCCGTATCCGTCCTGGATTCGACGGGGGCCGCCACGATTGAAGGCTTTGTGCGCAAGGCCAGCCGTCGGGGCGCCGCCGTCTATGTCGCCGGCGCGACGCCCGCGGTCCGTCGCGTGCTCCTGATTCATGGCATGAAGCCGCCGCGCGTTCGCTTCCGACAACACCTGGAAGATGCCGTCGTTAGAGCTGGCAAACAGCCGGTCGTCGCGACGACAGACGCTTGA
- a CDS encoding transcriptional regulator with XRE-family HTH domain (product_source=COG1396; cath_funfam=1.10.260.40; cog=COG1396; pfam=PF01381; smart=SM00530; superfamily=47413), which translates to MITAAQMRAARALLGIDQRQLAEMAGLSVPTIQRMEASEGNVRGVIETLTKLVEALDRAGIELIGDKAVSTGGGRGVRLKAPPS; encoded by the coding sequence ATGATCACAGCCGCACAAATGCGGGCCGCCCGCGCGCTCCTTGGGATCGATCAGCGCCAGCTTGCGGAAATGGCCGGTCTGTCTGTGCCGACCATCCAGCGAATGGAGGCCAGCGAAGGCAATGTGCGCGGCGTGATCGAGACTTTGACCAAGCTGGTCGAGGCCCTCGACAGGGCGGGTATCGAATTGATCGGCGACAAAGCCGTGAGCACGGGTGGGGGACGAGGGGTTCGCCTCAAGGCACCTCCATCCTGA
- a CDS encoding 23S rRNA (cytidine1920-2'-O)/16S rRNA (cytidine1409-2'-O)-methyltransferase (product_source=KO:K06442; cath_funfam=3.10.290.10; cog=COG1189; ko=KO:K06442; pfam=PF01479,PF01728; smart=SM00363; superfamily=53335,55174; tigrfam=TIGR00478) gives MGGRKRADLLLVERGMFESRARAQAAIEAGRVTANGKPIAKPSETIPDDAVINAEPAHPWVSRGGVKLAGALEQYPIDIEDHVCVDVGASTGGFTEVLLNYGASLVYAIDVGREQLHPSLRGNPKIISMEETDIRSLAGKRLEKRPDIVVIDVSFISLKHVLPAVLPLAAAPMHLLALIKPQFEADRKHSKKGIIRDEAVHRAVCDDISAFAASLGCAEIKVFPSSITGGDGNTEFFLGARRG, from the coding sequence ATGGGCGGACGCAAGCGCGCGGACCTGTTGCTGGTTGAGCGCGGCATGTTCGAAAGCCGCGCAAGAGCTCAGGCTGCGATCGAAGCTGGCCGGGTGACAGCCAACGGAAAACCGATCGCCAAGCCCTCCGAGACGATCCCGGACGACGCCGTAATCAATGCCGAGCCGGCCCACCCGTGGGTATCGCGCGGCGGGGTCAAACTCGCTGGCGCGCTCGAACAATATCCCATCGATATTGAAGACCATGTCTGTGTCGATGTCGGCGCGTCGACCGGCGGCTTCACCGAGGTACTGCTGAACTACGGCGCAAGCCTTGTCTATGCCATCGACGTCGGGCGGGAGCAATTGCATCCCAGCCTGCGCGGCAACCCCAAAATCATCTCGATGGAAGAAACCGATATCCGTTCGCTGGCAGGCAAGCGTTTGGAGAAGCGTCCCGATATCGTGGTGATCGATGTCAGCTTCATTTCCCTCAAACATGTGTTGCCCGCGGTGCTGCCGCTCGCCGCAGCGCCGATGCATCTGCTCGCTTTGATCAAGCCGCAATTCGAAGCAGATCGTAAGCACTCCAAGAAAGGTATCATTCGCGACGAGGCGGTGCATCGCGCGGTCTGCGACGATATTTCGGCGTTCGCGGCTTCGCTTGGCTGCGCTGAGATCAAGGTATTTCCGTCATCCATCACGGGTGGCGACGGCAATACGGAATTTTTCCTCGGCGCGCGGCGCGGCTGA
- a CDS encoding rRNA maturation endonuclease Nob1 (product_source=COG1439; cath_funfam=2.20.20.30; cog=COG1439; smart=SM00659; superfamily=57783) translates to MPDTTLVLESTITCPNCGHRATEIMQADACQYFYECKACGALLKPKPGDCCVFCSYGTVPCPPVQAGGGEASDRMQ, encoded by the coding sequence ATGCCTGACACAACTCTCGTTCTGGAATCTACGATCACATGTCCGAACTGCGGCCATCGCGCGACCGAAATCATGCAGGCCGATGCGTGCCAGTATTTCTACGAGTGCAAGGCATGCGGCGCCCTTCTGAAGCCGAAGCCGGGGGACTGTTGCGTGTTCTGTTCGTACGGCACCGTGCCGTGCCCGCCAGTTCAGGCTGGTGGCGGCGAGGCTAGCGATCGCATGCAGTAG
- a CDS encoding CHASE3 domain sensor protein (product_source=COG5278; cog=COG5278; pfam=PF12729; superfamily=100934; transmembrane_helix_parts=Inside_1_11,TMhelix_12_31,Outside_32_177) → MFSKFSIRNKLIALVSVLLIAPISLGTFAIYEMRAINESAQDTQVTWLPSIRQISELRVQAARYRAILRDHILISDEKKKASINKALDDRVKAYDLAISKYEPLISSAEERALFNQLGKLWQDYRNAANDVIAASAKGDFAKAVEINTDKATPPGRAMDDVLFKLVDLNEKGGATSA, encoded by the coding sequence ATGTTTTCGAAGTTCTCAATTCGCAACAAGTTGATTGCTCTTGTTTCCGTTCTGCTGATTGCCCCAATTTCCCTCGGCACCTTCGCCATCTACGAGATGAGGGCGATCAATGAGTCCGCACAGGACACTCAGGTGACCTGGCTGCCCAGCATCCGCCAGATCAGCGAACTGCGCGTTCAGGCGGCGCGTTATCGCGCGATCTTGCGCGATCACATCCTGATCTCCGACGAGAAGAAGAAGGCCAGCATCAACAAAGCCCTCGACGACCGGGTCAAGGCCTACGATCTCGCGATCAGCAAGTACGAGCCGCTGATTTCCTCCGCCGAGGAACGGGCGCTTTTCAACCAGCTCGGCAAGCTCTGGCAGGACTATCGCAATGCCGCTAACGACGTGATCGCGGCATCCGCCAAGGGCGATTTCGCCAAGGCTGTGGAGATCAATACCGACAAGGCGACGCCGCCGGGCCGCGCCATGGACGACGTCCTGTTCAAGCTGGTCGACCTCAATGAAAAAGGCGGGGCAACCTCCGCGTAA
- a CDS encoding uncharacterized protein YbaA (DUF1428 family) (product_source=COG5507; cleavage_site_network=SignalP-noTM; cog=COG5507; pfam=PF06707; smart=SM00327; superfamily=53300) codes for MRWCVSIGVVLAAGALLASDATSVAAPNTTPVQDQKVDESKRVDVELILAVDVSYSMDMDELALQREGYAGAITSTEFLQALKTGPSGKVAVTYVEWAASNDQKVVMSWRIIDGPESADAVAEEILKAPLRRASRTSISGAINFAMPLFEANEYHGLRRVIDISGDGPNNNGEPVTEARDAALAKGITINGLPIMAKETNYATMDIENLDFYYEDCVIGGAGSFVVPIKSKEKFKEAIRTKLVMEVAGRVPEPRIIPAATREPRVSCLIGEKIWQERWGR; via the coding sequence ATGCGCTGGTGTGTCTCGATCGGAGTGGTTCTTGCCGCTGGCGCGTTGTTGGCGAGTGATGCAACGAGCGTGGCGGCGCCGAACACAACACCGGTACAGGATCAGAAGGTCGACGAGTCCAAGCGCGTCGATGTCGAACTGATCCTCGCTGTTGATGTGTCCTATTCGATGGATATGGATGAACTGGCGCTTCAACGCGAAGGCTACGCTGGTGCCATCACGTCAACAGAATTCCTGCAGGCACTGAAGACTGGCCCGAGCGGGAAGGTCGCTGTGACCTACGTTGAGTGGGCGGCTTCCAACGACCAGAAGGTTGTCATGTCCTGGCGCATTATCGATGGTCCGGAATCCGCCGACGCCGTCGCCGAAGAGATTTTGAAGGCGCCATTGCGCCGCGCCTCACGAACCTCGATCTCTGGTGCGATCAATTTCGCGATGCCGTTGTTCGAAGCAAATGAGTACCACGGTCTTCGCCGCGTGATCGATATCTCCGGTGATGGTCCGAACAACAACGGCGAGCCTGTCACGGAGGCGCGTGACGCGGCCCTCGCCAAAGGCATCACCATCAACGGCCTGCCGATCATGGCCAAGGAAACCAACTACGCGACCATGGATATCGAAAATCTCGATTTCTACTATGAGGATTGCGTGATCGGCGGAGCGGGATCATTCGTGGTGCCGATCAAGAGTAAGGAAAAATTCAAGGAAGCGATCCGCACAAAATTGGTGATGGAGGTCGCAGGCCGCGTGCCGGAGCCTCGGATCATCCCCGCCGCGACACGCGAGCCTCGCGTGTCGTGCTTGATCGGTGAGAAGATCTGGCAGGAGCGGTGGGGGCGTTGA
- a CDS encoding methyl-accepting chemotaxis protein (product_source=COG0840; cath_funfam=1.10.287.950; cog=COG0840; pfam=PF00015; smart=SM00283,SM00304; superfamily=58104): MVVIGLCAAVTIVRDIARGIGSILRPMRTLATGDLSVEVPHQGEATEIGQIADAVQVFKDAMIAKSAADEAAAQEASAKMRRAETMDSATRKFESMIGEMIGSLSSASTEMEATAGTLTNAADLTRQLSNSAASASKNVSESIQSTATASEEITSSVNEISRQVQESSRVAQLAVQQAQKTDASIGELSQAATRIGDVIKLITAIAEQTNLLALNATIEAARAGEAGRGFAVVASEVKALASQTAKATDDISAQIAGMQAATTDSVATIKEISSTIDLMSEISSTIAAAVEEQGAATQEIARNVQKAAELSAQVAANIADVDRGNSETGAASVQVLTAAQSLSKESNHLQLEVQNFLATIRAA; the protein is encoded by the coding sequence ATGGTCGTGATCGGACTATGTGCAGCCGTCACCATTGTTCGCGACATCGCCCGCGGAATCGGCTCTATCCTCCGGCCGATGCGCACCCTCGCGACCGGAGACTTGAGTGTCGAGGTTCCTCACCAGGGCGAAGCCACCGAAATCGGCCAGATCGCCGATGCCGTGCAGGTCTTCAAGGATGCCATGATCGCAAAGTCCGCGGCTGACGAGGCCGCGGCTCAGGAGGCCAGCGCCAAAATGCGCCGGGCCGAGACCATGGACAGCGCCACCCGTAAATTCGAGTCCATGATCGGGGAGATGATCGGCTCCCTATCGTCCGCCTCGACAGAGATGGAAGCCACTGCGGGCACGCTGACCAATGCGGCCGACCTGACCCGGCAGCTCTCGAATTCGGCTGCAAGCGCCTCGAAAAACGTCTCCGAGAGCATCCAATCGACCGCGACCGCCAGTGAGGAAATCACCTCGTCCGTCAATGAAATCAGCCGGCAGGTCCAGGAATCGAGCCGCGTCGCCCAGCTGGCGGTTCAGCAGGCGCAGAAGACCGACGCCAGCATCGGCGAGCTGTCCCAGGCCGCGACCCGTATTGGCGACGTCATCAAGCTGATCACGGCCATTGCCGAACAGACCAACCTGCTTGCGCTCAATGCGACCATCGAGGCCGCCCGCGCGGGCGAAGCCGGCCGGGGCTTCGCCGTGGTGGCTTCTGAGGTCAAGGCCCTCGCTTCCCAAACCGCCAAGGCGACGGACGACATCAGCGCACAGATCGCCGGGATGCAGGCCGCGACAACGGATTCGGTTGCGACCATCAAGGAGATCAGCTCCACCATCGACTTGATGTCCGAGATTTCATCGACCATCGCGGCCGCCGTGGAGGAACAGGGGGCGGCGACCCAAGAGATTGCCCGCAACGTGCAGAAGGCAGCCGAACTCAGCGCCCAGGTGGCTGCAAACATCGCGGATGTTGATCGCGGCAATAGCGAAACGGGCGCGGCCTCAGTTCAGGTCCTGACCGCCGCCCAATCGCTCTCGAAGGAAAGCAACCACCTTCAGCTCGAGGTGCAGAACTTCCTGGCGACCATCCGGGCAGCCTGA
- a CDS encoding methyl-accepting chemotaxis protein (product_source=KO:K03406; cath_funfam=1.10.287.950; cog=COG0840; ko=KO:K03406; pfam=PF00015,PF00672,PF12729; smart=SM00283,SM00304; superfamily=58104; transmembrane_helix_parts=Outside_1_10,TMhelix_11_30,Inside_31_190,TMhelix_191_213,Outside_214_563) — protein sequence MLSKVSIRAKLTAVIAFLLVAMGAMGLLALRQMQDIDANATEIQTSWLPSVRALGDLRAGVISYRNVIREHMLAETIEEKQAQEGLLAAIVESNDKIRAIYEPLITSPEERALYDEWVKQWTRYKMAAKEVLELSRKADSTSTHEAHELNTTTVNLIGVKADQILKEDIDLNNAGSAAAGKRAADSYAMAIKLVVGTLGLAVIAGLLVGFYLVRDVSRGIESIVTPMKALGEGDLSAEVPHQGEKTEIGTMADALQVFKEALIAKKAADEAAAADAEAKIQRGQRVDRITRDFETLIGELVDSLSSSSTELEAAANTLTTTAETTGKTSGSAATASQEVSNNVQSVATATEEITSSVAEIGRQVQESSRIANEAVRQAQKTDTSIAELSQAAARIGDVVKLITAVAEQTNLLALNATIEAARAGEAGRGFAVVASEVKALAAQTAKATDEISAQIAGMQSATQESVATIKEIGTTINMISEISSSIAAAVEEQGAATQEIARNVQYAAERSGEVASSIADVSRGAGETGAASGQVLSSAQMLSSDSSRLKTEVEKFLATVRAA from the coding sequence ATGCTATCCAAGGTTTCCATCCGCGCCAAGCTCACAGCTGTGATCGCGTTCCTGCTCGTCGCCATGGGCGCGATGGGCTTGCTTGCTCTTCGCCAGATGCAGGACATCGACGCGAACGCGACCGAAATCCAAACCAGCTGGCTGCCCAGCGTCCGCGCATTGGGCGACCTGCGCGCCGGTGTCATCAGCTACCGCAACGTGATTCGCGAGCACATGCTTGCGGAGACCATCGAGGAGAAACAGGCGCAAGAAGGACTGCTCGCCGCCATCGTAGAAAGCAACGACAAGATCCGCGCGATCTACGAGCCGCTGATTACGTCGCCAGAAGAACGAGCTCTGTATGACGAGTGGGTGAAACAATGGACCCGCTACAAAATGGCTGCCAAGGAAGTGCTCGAGCTGTCGCGCAAAGCGGATTCCACCTCGACCCATGAAGCGCACGAATTGAACACGACAACCGTCAATCTGATCGGCGTCAAGGCCGACCAGATTTTGAAAGAGGACATCGACCTCAACAATGCCGGCTCCGCAGCGGCTGGCAAGCGGGCCGCTGACAGCTACGCGATGGCCATCAAATTGGTGGTCGGCACCCTCGGCCTCGCCGTTATCGCTGGCTTGCTCGTCGGCTTCTACCTCGTCCGCGACGTTTCGCGCGGCATCGAATCCATCGTCACCCCAATGAAAGCGCTCGGCGAAGGCGATCTCAGCGCTGAAGTCCCGCACCAGGGCGAGAAGACCGAAATCGGCACAATGGCGGATGCGCTTCAAGTCTTCAAAGAAGCCCTCATTGCCAAGAAGGCTGCCGACGAAGCGGCTGCAGCCGATGCGGAAGCCAAAATCCAGCGCGGCCAGCGCGTGGACCGGATCACGCGTGACTTCGAAACGCTGATCGGCGAATTGGTCGACTCGCTCTCGTCCTCCTCGACCGAGCTTGAAGCTGCGGCCAACACGCTGACCACGACCGCGGAAACCACCGGCAAGACCTCCGGCTCTGCCGCGACCGCGTCACAGGAAGTTTCCAATAACGTCCAGTCGGTCGCAACTGCCACCGAGGAAATCACCTCGTCGGTCGCCGAAATCGGCCGCCAAGTCCAGGAATCCAGCCGCATTGCCAACGAGGCCGTGCGTCAGGCACAGAAGACTGACACCAGCATCGCCGAACTCTCACAGGCCGCGGCCCGTATCGGCGACGTGGTGAAGCTGATCACCGCCGTTGCCGAACAGACCAATCTGCTTGCACTTAATGCGACCATCGAAGCTGCGCGTGCGGGTGAAGCCGGCCGCGGCTTCGCGGTCGTCGCCTCGGAAGTCAAGGCGCTGGCAGCCCAGACTGCGAAGGCCACCGACGAGATCAGCGCCCAGATCGCCGGTATGCAGTCGGCAACACAGGAATCGGTCGCGACGATCAAAGAAATCGGCACGACCATCAACATGATCTCGGAAATCTCCTCGAGCATCGCTGCGGCGGTGGAAGAACAAGGTGCTGCGACGCAGGAAATCGCTCGCAACGTGCAGTACGCAGCCGAACGCAGCGGCGAAGTCGCGAGCAGCATAGCCGATGTCAGCCGCGGTGCCGGCGAAACCGGTGCCGCGTCCGGTCAGGTACTTTCTTCGGCGCAGATGCTGTCCAGCGACAGCAGCCGCCTCAAGACCGAAGTTGAAAAATTCCTGGCGACGGTTCGCGCCGCCTAA